Genomic window (Terriglobia bacterium):
CTCGACGCGCGCGCCGAGCCTCGCGATCGCCTCGCGCCGGGCGCCGCTGACGGCGGCCGGAACGAAGACGAACGCGCGGCAACCCAAGCGACTCGCGCCCCAGGCCACCGATCTCCCGTGGTTCCCGTCGGTGGCGGTCGCGACTGCGAGCGTCGCGACGAGGTCCCTCCGCGCGCCCGCCATGAGCTCCGAGCCCTGGACCTCCCCGTCCCCGGTGATGCGGCGCACCTCGCGCGCGACCGCTCTCAGCACCCCGTAGGCGCCGCCCAGCGCCTTGAAGCTGCCGAGGCCGAACCGCGCGGACTCGTCCTTGTAGAACAACCGGCCGATTCCGAGGGCCGAGGCGAGGGCGGGCATCTCGAGAAGGGGGGTCGGCGCGTAGCCGGGCCACGAGACGATCTCCCTCAGGGCGGACTCGGCTCCTTCTCGGTCCAGGACGCCTGGGGAGAAGGCGCGGGCGCGAGAGTTGTGGAAGTGCTTCATCTCACCAGGCGGCGAGATCGCGGATCGCCTCCAGGATGTCGTCGACCTGAGGAAGGATGAAGTCCTCGAGCTCGGGCGCATAGGCCACGAACGTGTCGGTGGCGGCGAGGCGCCGCACCGGCGCGTCGAGATCTGCGTACAGATCCTCGCCGATCCTCGCGGCGATTTCGGCGCCGTACCCCCAGGAGAGGGAGTCCTCGGTCAGGACCAAGGCCTTGCTCGTCCTGCGGACCGACGCGGCGATCGTCTCCCAATCGACCGGCGAGAGCGACCGGAGGTCGAGGATCTCGGCGGACACGCCGGCCTCCTCCGCTTGGCGCGCGGCGGTGAGGGCGCGCTGCACCGTGGCCCCGTAGGTGATCACCGTGAGGCCCGTCCCCTCGCGCGCGACGGAGGCGCGTCCGAGCGGCACCATGAACTCCGGACCGGGGTACGGCGACTTGTTGTAAGTCTGACGGTAGAGGTGCTTGTGCTCGAGGAACAGCACCGGGTCGTCGCAGCGGATGGCGGTGCGCAGGAGACCGTTGGCGTCGAGGGCGTTCGAGGGACAGACCACCCTGAGCCCCGGGTTGGCGGTGAACAGCGCCGCGCCTGACTGGCTGTGATAGGTCGAGCCCCCGCGGATGTACCCGCCATAAGCCACGCGGATGACGACGGGTGCCTTGAAGCTCCCGTTGGACCGCCACCGCATCGTGGCCAGCTCGTCGCGGATCTGCATGTAGGCCGGCCAGATGTAGTCGAAGAACTGGATCTCCACGACGGGCTTCAAGCCGCGCAGTGCCATCCCGATCGCGCGCCCGACGATATTCGCCTCGGCCAGGGGAGCGTTGAAGACGCGATCCGACCCGAACTCGCGCTGGAGTCCCCAGGTGACCTTGAACACCCCCCCCTTCCCCTTGACCTTCAGGAGCGCCGCGTCCCGCGATACGTCGGCGACGTCCTCGCCGAACACGACGATCCGCGGATCCCGTCGCATCTCGTCCCGGAGGCACCGGTTGATGAGATCGACCATCGTGGTCGGGTTCCCCTCGAGCGTCGGCCCCGTGGCGAAGGCCTCCGAGGTCGGGTCCACCTCATGGGAATACACGTGCCGAAGCGCCGACGCGGCCTCGGGCCGGGTCGCTTCCAGGACAGAATCCGCGGCGGCGCCGACCTCGTCCACGACCTGGGCCTCGATCGCCTCGAGGACGCCGTCGCCCACGATGGCCTCGGTCAGGAGAAGGTCGGCGAACGCGGGGATCGGATCGCGCCTCGCCTCCGTCTCCCGCTCCTCGGGAAGTCGGTAGAGCGTCTCGTCGTCGGAGAGGGAGTGGCTCAGCGGCCGGATCACGTGCGCGTGGACGAGGGCGGGGCCGCGACGGGCGCGGCAATGCTCGGCGGCGGCGCGGAGGGCGTCGTACGAGGCCAGCGGGTCGCAGCCGTCCACCTCGCGGATCAGGAGGTCGGGAAAGCTCGCGACGAGACGGCTGATGCTCCCGCCGGGCGTGTTGACCTCCACCGGGACGGAGATCGCGTAACCGTTGTCCTCGATCAGGAACACCACGGGGAGCTTCAGGTTGCTCGCCGTCGAGAGGGCCTCCCAGAACTCGCCCTCGCTGGTCGTGCCGTCTCCCGCGCTGACCAGCACCACCTCGTCCTCGGCGAACGGAACGCCGAGCGGTCGCCCTCGCGCCGCGGCGTAGCGTCCGGCCTCGGCGCACCCCACCGCCTGGAGGAACTGCGTGCCCGTGGGCGAGGAGACGCTCGCGACGTGGAGCGGCATCGAGGAGAAGTGCGAGGGCATCTGGCGCCCGCCGGTCTGCGGGCAATCGGCGGAGCCCACCGCCTGGAGGAACATGTCGCGCGGGCTCATGCCGAGCGAAAGGCAGGCGGCGCGGTCGCGGTAGTAAAAGAAGAACCAATCGCTGCCCGGTCGGAACACGAGGCCGACCGCCGCGCCGACGGCCTCGTGGCCGACGCCGTTGATCTGGAAGTAGGTCCGGTTCTGGCGCTTGAGCTGAATCTCCTTCTCGTCGACCTTGCGAGAGAGCAGCATCGTGCGGTGGACGCCGAGCAGCGCGTTGCGGTCGAGACCTCTCAGGGCGAGCGATTCGGTGTTGCGGCCCACGACGGACTCCTGGCGCGGCGTCGGTCCGGCGAAGGCGGCTCGGCGTCCCCGCGCTGGCGCCGATCATCATAGATCATTTCGGTCCTGTTTTGGTGGCCGCCTCCGAGACCACGGGCTGCACCAAGAGGAGCGCAGCGCCGCCCGAGGCGTAGCCCTTGCGCGCCACCGCGATGCGCCCGTCGGGGAGGACCAGGGGCGCGGTGGCGAGCATCCCCTTGTCCGACGGCACCTCGAATGTCGCGAGTCGGCTTCCATCGTAGACGTCGAGGCCGATGAGAGAGGCTCCGCCGTCCGGGACGACCAGCACCATCTCGACGTTTACCGGAGTGGACTTGCCCTTGGGCGGTGGCGCCGGCATGACGACCCCGCGCCAAGCCGCCAGAGGACTCGAGATCCGGTCCTCGAGGTCCGCGGCCCACAGCCGGTGCCCGTTCTTCCGGCGCACGCAGTA
Coding sequences:
- a CDS encoding dehydrogenase E1 component subunit alpha/beta, which produces MLLSRKVDEKEIQLKRQNRTYFQINGVGHEAVGAAVGLVFRPGSDWFFFYYRDRAACLSLGMSPRDMFLQAVGSADCPQTGGRQMPSHFSSMPLHVASVSSPTGTQFLQAVGCAEAGRYAAARGRPLGVPFAEDEVVLVSAGDGTTSEGEFWEALSTASNLKLPVVFLIEDNGYAISVPVEVNTPGGSISRLVASFPDLLIREVDGCDPLASYDALRAAAEHCRARRGPALVHAHVIRPLSHSLSDDETLYRLPEERETEARRDPIPAFADLLLTEAIVGDGVLEAIEAQVVDEVGAAADSVLEATRPEAASALRHVYSHEVDPTSEAFATGPTLEGNPTTMVDLINRCLRDEMRRDPRIVVFGEDVADVSRDAALLKVKGKGGVFKVTWGLQREFGSDRVFNAPLAEANIVGRAIGMALRGLKPVVEIQFFDYIWPAYMQIRDELATMRWRSNGSFKAPVVIRVAYGGYIRGGSTYHSQSGAALFTANPGLRVVCPSNALDANGLLRTAIRCDDPVLFLEHKHLYRQTYNKSPYPGPEFMVPLGRASVAREGTGLTVITYGATVQRALTAARQAEEAGVSAEILDLRSLSPVDWETIAASVRRTSKALVLTEDSLSWGYGAEIAARIGEDLYADLDAPVRRLAATDTFVAYAPELEDFILPQVDDILEAIRDLAAW
- a CDS encoding diaminopropionate ammonia-lyase, which gives rise to MKHFHNSRARAFSPGVLDREGAESALREIVSWPGYAPTPLLEMPALASALGIGRLFYKDESARFGLGSFKALGGAYGVLRAVAREVRRITGDGEVQGSELMAGARRDLVATLAVATATDGNHGRSVAWGASRLGCRAFVFVPAAVSGARREAIARLGARVEMVAGDYDQAVRRCAAEAAANGWIVVSDTTYEGNLETPRDVMQGYRVMLAEVLAQLPAGARLTHAFVQGGVGALAAAVAEHLGQELGSRRPRLILVEPDAADCLFRSACAGRPSRAGGDLGTVMGGLACG